One Chryseobacterium sp. StRB126 genomic region harbors:
- a CDS encoding YfhO family protein, giving the protein MAKNKNLIYIAVSLVVFIVLAFLYSTPVFSGKQLFQHDIVQYRGGAKELLDYRANTGNETYWSDSMFGGMPTYQMGSQFKGDIIKKIDSNLNFLPRPVNYLFLLFAGFFLLGMVVVRNWKYALLGATFFGLSTYFYIIIAAGHNGKVNTIEYFAPLLAGILLVYIRKQYIWGFIVTTLFMGLQIAANHPQMTYYLFLALGFLFLSELIRAIQKKTPMKHFLISSGIIAASCIIGVGMNSQRIMANSEYVKETVRGKQILTNDSHTSGKSGMDKESMLMWSYGQLETLNLFIPRLMGGGSQEPEAKEMMNKVQELVQENVGSQAEMDRISKGFSGMTYWGDQPGTSGPAYQGAIVCFLALLGFFFASKKYRYWILGASILTILLAWGSNFMPLSDFFIDYVPFYNKFRAPSSILVVVELLFPLIAIIGLYRFFTDEKLTEEYKQKILMYVSGGTLGLLLILLIFGKSLLGFSTAGEKTYFPPFLLDYLVDERYKLFKADALKAFMYVAIAAAALFLSLKKKLNPNIALVVIGLVSLFDLWTVNKRYLNDENYVDKIFAENPFQTESSDLLAEKVQGNPNLESILSNVNINKTLETIADKDKAHYRIYNQTLGVTSETNTSYFKASIGGYHAVKLRRYDDVLNEYINNTDTVKTPRILNLLNAKYMVFGGPDQPQVVPNPKANGNAWFVSDLKFVDTPNEEIKYIGEIDNKKTAVIASSDKAYFSNKPVQADSTAFINLTKYQPNELEFKSQSKTPQLAVFSEVYYPHGWKVLIDEKEVPYIKADYLLRAVHVPAGNHHIRMVFEPEVIEKGKWISLLSFGLFIALAAFGMFWMNKNKKKETLVEQKA; this is encoded by the coding sequence ATGGCAAAAAATAAAAACTTAATTTATATTGCAGTTTCATTAGTAGTATTTATAGTTTTAGCATTTTTATATTCAACTCCTGTATTTTCAGGAAAACAGCTTTTCCAGCATGATATTGTGCAATACAGAGGAGGAGCAAAAGAACTTCTAGACTATAGAGCTAACACAGGAAATGAAACCTATTGGAGTGACTCTATGTTCGGGGGAATGCCGACTTATCAGATGGGTAGCCAGTTTAAAGGGGACATCATTAAGAAAATCGACAGCAACCTGAATTTCCTGCCAAGACCGGTCAATTATCTCTTCCTGCTTTTTGCAGGTTTTTTCCTTTTGGGAATGGTAGTGGTCAGAAACTGGAAGTATGCCTTATTGGGCGCCACTTTCTTTGGGCTTTCCACTTATTTCTATATCATTATTGCTGCGGGACATAATGGTAAAGTAAATACTATTGAATATTTCGCTCCGCTTTTAGCAGGGATTTTACTGGTTTATATCAGAAAACAATACATCTGGGGATTCATTGTCACTACTCTGTTTATGGGACTTCAAATTGCAGCGAACCACCCACAGATGACCTATTATCTGTTTTTAGCTCTAGGATTTTTATTCCTTTCTGAATTAATCAGAGCGATCCAGAAAAAAACTCCGATGAAACACTTCCTTATTTCTTCAGGAATCATCGCAGCTTCTTGTATTATTGGGGTTGGAATGAATTCCCAAAGAATCATGGCCAATTCTGAATATGTAAAAGAAACCGTTCGTGGAAAACAGATCTTAACCAATGACAGCCATACTTCAGGAAAATCCGGAATGGATAAGGAAAGTATGTTGATGTGGAGCTACGGGCAACTGGAAACACTAAACCTTTTCATTCCAAGATTAATGGGTGGCGGAAGCCAGGAACCAGAAGCTAAGGAAATGATGAACAAGGTACAGGAGCTTGTTCAGGAAAATGTAGGTTCACAGGCTGAAATGGACAGAATTTCAAAAGGGTTCAGCGGAATGACGTATTGGGGAGACCAGCCGGGAACCTCAGGCCCCGCTTATCAGGGAGCTATTGTATGTTTCCTTGCCCTGTTAGGATTCTTTTTTGCATCGAAAAAATACCGTTACTGGATCTTAGGAGCTTCTATTCTGACTATCTTACTGGCGTGGGGAAGTAACTTTATGCCGTTATCTGATTTCTTTATTGATTACGTTCCGTTTTACAATAAGTTCAGAGCACCATCTTCTATCCTTGTGGTAGTAGAGTTATTATTCCCTCTCATCGCTATTATAGGATTATACAGATTCTTCACAGATGAAAAACTGACTGAAGAATACAAACAGAAAATCCTGATGTATGTAAGTGGCGGAACATTAGGCTTACTATTAATTCTTTTAATCTTCGGTAAATCATTACTAGGATTTTCTACAGCAGGTGAGAAGACCTATTTCCCACCTTTCCTGTTGGATTATTTAGTAGATGAGAGATATAAACTGTTCAAAGCAGATGCTTTAAAGGCGTTTATGTATGTAGCTATTGCTGCTGCTGCCCTATTCTTGAGCTTAAAGAAAAAACTTAATCCTAACATTGCTTTGGTAGTGATTGGTTTGGTAAGTTTATTTGATCTGTGGACAGTGAACAAACGTTATTTAAATGACGAAAATTATGTAGACAAGATCTTTGCAGAAAATCCTTTCCAGACAGAAAGTTCAGATTTATTAGCTGAAAAAGTACAGGGGAATCCAAATCTTGAATCCATTTTATCTAATGTAAATATCAATAAAACCTTAGAGACCATTGCAGATAAAGATAAAGCTCACTACAGAATTTACAACCAAACCCTTGGTGTTACCAGTGAAACAAATACCTCTTATTTTAAAGCCTCTATTGGTGGTTACCACGCTGTAAAACTGAGAAGATATGATGATGTACTCAATGAGTATATCAACAATACCGACACTGTAAAAACGCCAAGAATATTAAACTTACTGAATGCAAAATACATGGTTTTCGGAGGCCCGGATCAGCCTCAGGTTGTTCCGAATCCTAAAGCGAACGGAAATGCATGGTTCGTAAGCGATCTTAAGTTTGTAGATACTCCTAACGAGGAAATTAAATACATCGGGGAAATCGACAACAAAAAAACAGCGGTGATTGCCTCTTCTGATAAGGCTTATTTCAGCAATAAACCAGTTCAGGCAGATTCAACTGCGTTTATCAATTTAACAAAATACCAACCTAACGAGTTAGAATTTAAATCTCAGTCGAAGACCCCTCAATTGGCTGTTTTCTCTGAAGTATATTATCCTCACGGCTGGAAAGTTCTTATCGATGAAAAAGAGGTTCCTTACATTAAAGCAGATTATTTACTTCGTGCCGTACATGTTCCTGCCGGAAATCATCACATCAGAATGGTATTTGAGCCGGAAGTGATTGAAAAAGGAAAATGGATCTCTTTGTTAAGCTTCGGATTATTTATTGCCCTGGCAGCCTTTGGAATGTTCTGGATGAATAAGAATAAGAAAAAAGAAACTTTAGTTGAACAGAAAGCCTAA
- a CDS encoding GIY-YIG nuclease family protein, whose product MKTLGTHNYYVYIMTNKIKTVLYTGVTNDLKSRLYWHQHPEAIDRSFTSKFKYFYLIYFEHFDDIETAIRREKQIKGWTREKKETLITEFNSDWKFLNEEIE is encoded by the coding sequence ATGAAAACATTAGGAACTCATAATTACTATGTTTATATAATGACCAACAAAATAAAAACAGTACTATACACAGGAGTTACCAATGATTTGAAAAGCAGATTATATTGGCATCAACATCCAGAAGCTATTGATAGAAGTTTCACATCAAAATTTAAATACTTTTATTTAATTTATTTTGAACATTTTGATGACATTGAGACCGCAATAAGAAGAGAAAAGCAAATAAAGGGCTGGACCAGAGAAAAAAAAGAAACCTTAATTACAGAATTTAATTCCGATTGGAAATTTCTGAATGAAGAGATAGAATGA
- a CDS encoding glycosyl transferase family 1 produces MEQNKILIITYYWPPAGGPGVQRWLKFAKYLPDFGWKPVIYTPENPSYPLMDETLMKDVPENIEIVRTKIWEPYQLAEKLNKSNKKFKAGQFDVGKNQSWKSKLSIWVRGNFFIPDARVFWVKPSIKFLEKYLQENKIDTIVTSGPPHSLHLIGLGLKDKLPNLKWIADFRDPWTEISYYKHLKLTKSSDKKHRQLESAVFKNADITLATSYTDADHFRKAGANAICITNGFDESDSNEKAAKQKETNTSFVLSYIGVLEQLRNPENLWKALDELIKENAEFAKHFSLKFVGRIDDRILYTIENSSLKNHILNLGYLSHGKAVEEMQTSEMLLITNFPNESSKGIIPGKIFEYLASGKQILSFGPNQADVAKILEETHAGKHFSYNDSETVKRFILEKFELWKNGNFSKNTQHIEQFSRKNLTKQLVDIL; encoded by the coding sequence ATGGAACAAAATAAAATATTGATTATCACCTATTACTGGCCTCCTGCGGGAGGTCCTGGTGTTCAAAGATGGCTGAAGTTCGCCAAATATCTACCGGATTTTGGCTGGAAACCGGTGATCTATACCCCGGAAAATCCAAGTTATCCATTGATGGATGAAACCTTGATGAAGGATGTTCCTGAAAACATTGAAATCGTAAGAACAAAAATATGGGAGCCTTATCAACTGGCTGAAAAGCTTAATAAAAGCAACAAAAAATTCAAGGCCGGGCAATTTGATGTAGGAAAAAACCAAAGCTGGAAATCCAAACTCTCGATATGGGTAAGAGGCAATTTTTTCATTCCTGATGCCAGAGTTTTCTGGGTAAAACCATCTATTAAATTTCTGGAAAAATATTTACAGGAAAATAAGATTGACACCATCGTAACCTCAGGCCCACCCCACTCTCTTCACCTGATTGGATTAGGCTTAAAAGATAAATTACCAAATTTAAAATGGATTGCAGATTTCCGTGATCCATGGACAGAGATTTCCTATTATAAACATCTGAAACTTACCAAAAGTTCAGACAAAAAGCATCGCCAACTGGAAAGCGCTGTCTTCAAAAATGCTGATATTACTTTGGCCACAAGTTATACAGATGCTGATCATTTCAGAAAAGCTGGAGCCAACGCCATTTGTATCACCAATGGTTTTGATGAGAGTGATTCCAATGAGAAAGCTGCAAAACAAAAAGAGACCAATACATCTTTTGTGTTAAGCTATATCGGAGTACTGGAGCAGCTTAGAAATCCTGAGAATCTTTGGAAAGCTCTGGATGAACTGATAAAGGAAAATGCAGAATTTGCAAAGCATTTCAGCTTAAAGTTTGTAGGAAGAATTGATGACAGGATCCTCTATACTATTGAAAATTCCAGTCTGAAAAATCACATCCTGAATCTTGGATATCTCTCTCATGGCAAAGCGGTTGAAGAAATGCAGACGTCAGAAATGCTGCTGATTACCAATTTCCCTAATGAATCTTCAAAAGGAATTATCCCCGGAAAGATATTTGAATATCTGGCATCCGGAAAACAGATTCTTTCATTTGGACCTAATCAGGCTGATGTTGCTAAAATACTGGAAGAAACCCACGCCGGCAAACATTTCAGCTATAACGATTCCGAAACGGTAAAAAGATTTATCCTTGAAAAATTTGAGCTTTGGAAAAACGGAAATTTCTCTAAAAACACTCAGCATATCGAACAGTTTTCAAGAAAAAACCTAACAAAGCAACTGGTTGATATTTTATAA
- a CDS encoding YpdA family putative bacillithiol disulfide reductase, translating into MEILDILIIGAGPIGINCAIEAQKNNLNYLIIEKGTIVNSLYHYPLYMRFFSTAEKLEIDGTPFISTAPKPGRQDALEYYQGIARQKDLNIHLYEKVLNLSKTLDIFDIETTKGIYKAKNVVIATGFYDIPNLMNIPGEELPKVKHYYTEPYPYARQKVVVVGSSNSAVDAALETYRKGAEVTMIVRHSEISKSVKYWVKPDIENRITEGSIKAHFNAEMVEVKENSVIFKDENNHIHEIENDFVLAMTGYLPDFEFLKNAGIELNGHCLNPYYNLETMETNVPNVYLAGVVCGGKDTHLWFIENSRIHASMIVNSILSKYPEKHS; encoded by the coding sequence ATGGAAATTTTGGATATTCTCATTATAGGAGCAGGCCCTATCGGCATCAACTGTGCTATTGAAGCCCAGAAAAACAACTTGAATTATTTAATCATAGAAAAAGGAACCATTGTTAATTCACTATACCATTATCCTTTGTATATGAGGTTCTTTTCAACAGCTGAAAAACTGGAAATTGATGGAACTCCTTTTATTTCCACGGCTCCCAAACCTGGAAGGCAGGATGCTTTGGAATATTACCAGGGAATTGCCCGACAAAAGGATCTGAATATTCACCTTTACGAAAAAGTGCTGAACCTATCCAAAACACTTGACATATTTGATATTGAAACCACAAAAGGAATTTACAAGGCTAAAAACGTAGTGATTGCCACCGGGTTTTATGATATTCCCAACCTGATGAATATTCCAGGTGAGGAACTTCCTAAAGTGAAACATTATTATACTGAACCTTATCCGTATGCAAGACAGAAAGTAGTCGTGGTAGGATCCAGCAATTCAGCAGTGGATGCTGCTCTTGAAACCTATAGAAAAGGAGCTGAAGTTACCATGATTGTCCGTCATTCCGAAATTTCAAAAAGTGTAAAATATTGGGTAAAACCGGATATTGAAAACCGGATCACAGAAGGAAGTATTAAAGCTCATTTTAATGCAGAAATGGTAGAGGTAAAAGAAAATTCTGTAATCTTTAAAGATGAAAACAACCATATTCATGAGATTGAAAATGATTTTGTTCTGGCCATGACAGGCTACCTTCCTGATTTTGAATTTCTGAAAAATGCAGGCATTGAATTGAATGGTCATTGTCTGAATCCATATTATAACCTTGAAACCATGGAAACAAATGTTCCCAATGTCTATCTTGCAGGAGTAGTCTGTGGAGGAAAAGATACTCACCTGTGGTTTATTGAAAATTCCAGGATTCATGCCAGTATGATTGTTAACTCCATTCTGTCTAAGTATCCTGAAAAACATTCATAA